A genome region from Maridesulfovibrio salexigens DSM 2638 includes the following:
- a CDS encoding sensor histidine kinase gives MLKLNIRQKIIIGIIIFSICFGCLGLLSFVNTLQLEDEVLLIERSDDLSSLILEVRRIEKNYLLYHDPALFTLGLDYLKRADTLLEDLMGEFKKPEKKQTGKKLKSNLNNYRELLLQLKFTPKEASTEDKDLNNHLRETGQAMVGLSKAISNFERKYILSINRELRSNLTLSMIGIAIVIMALVLFFSSNILKPLREVQEATRRISEGKFNPLPIKNSHDEIQQVFAALNSMVEQLAKRRRQLVQAQKLSSIGTLSSGIAHQLNNPLNNISTSCQILEERQKGQDELSDRMMNNIMQETLRARDIVKGLLEFSRESEYSPGPVEINMVMKSAMDLVSSQVPSNISLSMEIPEHIIVHADRRKLQEAFINLLINAVQAIEGNPGSITVTAFMDQENTVIKVNDTGQGMSPEIMERIFDPFFSTKEVGQGTGLGLYIVYGIIEKHQGSIRTESSPGEGTSFYITLPLDKEHTI, from the coding sequence GTGCTTAAATTGAATATTCGCCAGAAAATCATCATCGGGATCATCATTTTTTCAATCTGCTTCGGCTGTCTGGGGCTGCTGTCTTTTGTGAATACCCTACAGCTTGAAGACGAAGTTCTGCTTATTGAACGCAGTGACGATTTAAGCAGTCTGATTCTTGAAGTCCGCCGCATTGAAAAAAACTACCTTCTATATCATGACCCTGCCTTGTTCACCCTCGGACTGGACTACCTTAAACGGGCCGACACCCTTCTAGAAGATCTTATGGGTGAATTCAAGAAGCCCGAAAAAAAACAAACCGGTAAAAAACTGAAATCAAACCTGAACAATTACCGGGAACTGTTGCTACAGCTTAAATTTACCCCGAAAGAGGCTTCAACTGAGGACAAAGATCTGAACAACCATCTCCGTGAAACCGGACAAGCTATGGTAGGCCTTTCCAAAGCCATCTCCAATTTCGAACGTAAATATATCCTCAGTATCAACCGCGAACTGCGTTCCAACCTCACCCTGTCCATGATCGGCATAGCCATAGTCATCATGGCCCTTGTTCTCTTTTTCAGCTCAAACATTCTCAAACCGCTTCGCGAAGTGCAGGAAGCAACCCGCCGAATCTCGGAAGGAAAATTCAACCCCCTGCCGATTAAGAATTCACATGATGAAATTCAACAGGTCTTTGCCGCCTTGAATTCCATGGTCGAACAGCTGGCCAAACGTCGCCGACAGTTGGTGCAGGCCCAAAAGCTTTCATCCATCGGCACGCTCTCTTCAGGTATTGCACACCAGTTGAATAACCCCCTGAACAACATTTCTACCTCCTGCCAGATCCTTGAGGAGCGGCAAAAAGGTCAGGACGAACTTTCTGACCGGATGATGAATAACATTATGCAGGAAACCCTGCGCGCGCGGGATATAGTCAAAGGTTTGCTGGAATTCTCGCGTGAAAGCGAATATTCACCGGGACCGGTTGAAATCAACATGGTCATGAAATCAGCAATGGACCTTGTCTCCAGTCAGGTCCCGTCAAATATCAGCCTTTCCATGGAAATTCCTGAACACATCATTGTTCACGCTGACCGCCGCAAGTTGCAGGAAGCATTTATCAATCTGCTCATCAATGCAGTGCAGGCCATCGAAGGCAACCCCGGTTCAATCACTGTCACCGCCTTTATGGATCAGGAAAACACAGTCATCAAAGTCAATGACACAGGACAAGGCATGTCCCCGGAAATTATGGAACGCATATTTGATCCCTTCTTTTCCACCAAGGAAGTCGGACAGGGAACAGGATTGGGGCTGTACATCGTCTACGGAATCATAGAAAAGCATCAGGGCAGCATCAGAACGGAAAGCAGTCCGGGCGAAGGTACTAGTTTTTACATTACCCTGCCGCTCGATAAGGAACACACAATATGA
- a CDS encoding PaaI family thioesterase — protein sequence MDINTHEQIDRVLCGEPVSVFEGGSEVRMECTANMAADTSGLVHGGFIFGMADYAAMLTVNHPNVVLAGAESRFLKPSKVGDVLIAKASEQEKDGRKHIVKVDVSCNEEVVFSGTFTCFVTKEHVLAGA from the coding sequence ATGGATATTAATACACATGAGCAGATTGACAGGGTATTATGCGGCGAACCCGTTTCAGTATTTGAGGGCGGTAGTGAAGTTCGTATGGAATGCACCGCTAATATGGCCGCCGATACCAGTGGACTTGTCCATGGTGGATTTATCTTCGGCATGGCAGATTACGCGGCAATGCTGACAGTCAATCACCCCAATGTTGTTCTGGCTGGCGCAGAAAGCCGTTTTCTGAAGCCTTCAAAGGTCGGTGATGTCCTTATTGCTAAAGCCAGTGAACAGGAAAAGGATGGACGCAAGCATATCGTTAAAGTGGATGTGTCCTGTAATGAAGAAGTTGTTTTCAGCGGTACTTTTACCTGTTTTGTGACCAAGGAACATGTTCTGGCTGGAGCGTAA
- a CDS encoding prepilin-type N-terminal cleavage/methylation domain-containing protein yields the protein MDFQPRKNMKHEPVRNGFTLLELIVVMVIMSIVMAVLLPRLSGQLTGNSLRAAVADLGAIATSSRFRAADTGKQHILIINRNTKDLKLLSADKREVLSRTALPVRVDVKDMELLGKSVSGHEMRIIFFPRGTATPARLKLVSEKQESLQLIVAGADGGVYVR from the coding sequence ATGGATTTTCAGCCTCGTAAAAATATGAAGCATGAACCTGTTCGAAACGGGTTTACCCTGCTGGAGCTCATTGTGGTCATGGTCATCATGTCCATAGTCATGGCTGTTCTCCTGCCGCGTTTAAGTGGTCAGCTTACAGGCAATTCCTTGCGTGCTGCTGTTGCCGATCTCGGAGCCATTGCCACTTCTTCCCGTTTCAGGGCTGCTGATACCGGTAAGCAGCATATCCTGATCATCAATCGAAATACAAAAGACCTTAAGCTTTTGAGTGCTGATAAGAGAGAGGTTCTGAGTAGGACCGCACTGCCTGTAAGGGTGGATGTGAAGGATATGGAACTTCTGGGAAAATCTGTTTCCGGTCATGAAATGCGAATCATTTTTTTTCCTAGGGGAACAGCGACTCCAGCACGTCTTAAGTTGGTTTCCGAGAAGCAGGAAAGCCTGCAATTGATTGTCGCCGGGGCTGATGGAGGCGTGTATGTACGCTAA
- a CDS encoding type IV pilus modification PilV family protein: MYAKSCNSGFTLLEVMVAMAILSIGLVAVAGVYSQATAALSQVEGYERAGLEAEMRLASFLNQGNIKPGTTSGKCETLPHGRWKIVSKKEDDYSGVIRVRITVLFFTEGREHEYVLETAQVDQILPAQSKTQTKDKKK, from the coding sequence ATGTACGCTAAATCATGTAACTCCGGTTTTACCCTGCTGGAAGTCATGGTTGCCATGGCTATCCTGTCTATCGGGCTGGTCGCTGTGGCTGGTGTTTATTCACAGGCAACTGCTGCTTTGTCGCAGGTGGAGGGGTACGAACGGGCCGGTCTGGAAGCTGAAATGCGACTGGCTTCTTTTCTTAATCAGGGAAATATCAAGCCGGGAACAACTTCCGGTAAATGCGAAACACTGCCGCACGGAAGATGGAAGATCGTCAGTAAAAAAGAGGATGATTATTCCGGTGTAATCAGGGTTAGGATTACTGTACTTTTCTTCACCGAAGGCAGGGAACATGAATATGTTCTGGAAACTGCACAGGTCGATCAAATCCTTCCGGCTCAGAGTAAAACCCAGACCAAGGACAAGAAAAAATGA
- a CDS encoding PDZ domain-containing protein translates to MKSALRLQMNFSRILLLLLSGMFLAGCQLKSDPIDIGYQPMPRPLMGLRLKVIQKELHVVEEEGKEKTSKEQDRALLVMDCKPDSPAQKGGVLPGDILLEIDGVPVQGMRDSTFIMQRKRPGGNVALTLFRNGKIVKLGIHLPVDVPVTKAVKTTGGEAS, encoded by the coding sequence ATGAAATCAGCACTACGTTTGCAAATGAATTTTTCCAGAATCCTGCTTTTGTTGCTTTCAGGCATGTTTTTGGCTGGCTGTCAGCTCAAGTCGGACCCTATTGATATCGGCTACCAGCCCATGCCCCGTCCGTTAATGGGACTCAGGCTCAAGGTTATCCAGAAGGAGTTGCACGTTGTAGAAGAGGAAGGGAAGGAGAAGACCAGCAAGGAACAGGATCGAGCCCTGCTGGTGATGGATTGCAAACCGGATAGTCCGGCACAGAAGGGCGGCGTTCTGCCCGGAGATATTCTTTTGGAAATAGATGGTGTCCCGGTGCAGGGTATGCGGGATTCAACATTTATCATGCAACGTAAGCGTCCGGGCGGTAATGTAGCCCTGACCCTTTTCAGAAACGGCAAGATCGTCAAACTCGGAATTCATCTGCCTGTTGACGTCCCGGTCACCAAGGCAGTCAAAACTACAGGTGGGGAGGCTTCTTGA
- the gspG gene encoding type II secretion system major pseudopilin GspG, producing the protein MHKGRRGFTLIEMLVVIVIIGVLAAIVAPRFFGKTDEAKVAAAKAQIEDFSMALQSYQLDTGDFPTTQQGLNALVVKPTTPPVPENWHGPYMSKNTIPKDPWNNPYVYTAPGKHSPDFDLLSYGKDGKPGGTGDNADITNY; encoded by the coding sequence ATGCATAAAGGAAGACGCGGTTTCACACTTATTGAGATGCTGGTGGTTATTGTGATCATCGGGGTTCTGGCGGCTATCGTGGCCCCAAGGTTTTTCGGAAAGACTGATGAAGCCAAGGTCGCGGCGGCCAAAGCCCAGATCGAGGATTTTTCCATGGCCCTGCAAAGTTACCAGCTGGATACCGGGGATTTTCCCACTACCCAGCAGGGACTCAATGCCTTGGTGGTAAAACCGACCACTCCGCCTGTCCCTGAGAACTGGCATGGCCCGTACATGAGTAAAAATACTATTCCCAAGGATCCGTGGAACAATCCATACGTGTACACTGCTCCCGGCAAGCACAGCCCGGATTTTGATCTGCTCAGTTACGGCAAGGACGGCAAGCCCGGAGGAACAGGTGATAACGCGGACATCACCAACTACTGA
- a CDS encoding PilW family protein → MITRTSPTTDPITEQGGFTLLELLVAITIGSVVLTAVYSIFVTATRVERGAQAVLSPMRSAAYAFSMLGRDVRNLDPLCSASDISCQDSKCQFPVLDEKGNRIWVRYVLKESTLWREERKDKKGKPEKGKPISKMELCSGVVETRFKLTARGHGGSAAVAGATTAVSGPGMIGLVLDFKEGASQRSVFRSQVLLEVTPQQKAG, encoded by the coding sequence GTGATAACGCGGACATCACCAACTACTGATCCAATTACTGAGCAAGGCGGGTTTACCCTTCTTGAACTGTTGGTGGCGATTACGATCGGTTCGGTTGTCCTTACTGCTGTTTATTCGATTTTCGTCACTGCCACGCGGGTGGAAAGGGGGGCACAGGCTGTTCTTTCACCCATGCGTTCAGCCGCTTATGCGTTCAGCATGCTAGGCAGGGATGTCCGCAATCTGGACCCGCTCTGCTCGGCTTCGGATATCAGCTGTCAGGATAGTAAATGCCAGTTCCCTGTTCTGGATGAAAAAGGAAATCGGATTTGGGTTCGTTATGTTCTTAAAGAAAGCACCCTCTGGCGGGAAGAGCGCAAGGATAAGAAAGGCAAGCCGGAGAAAGGTAAGCCGATTTCAAAGATGGAGCTTTGTTCCGGGGTGGTTGAAACCCGTTTCAAGCTTACTGCAAGAGGGCATGGGGGGAGTGCCGCCGTAGCGGGTGCAACAACAGCTGTAAGCGGACCGGGAATGATTGGATTGGTTTTGGATTTCAAGGAAGGAGCATCACAAAGGAGTGTTTTTCGCTCACAGGTTTTATTGGAAGTAACACCGCAACAGAAGGCTGGCTGA